A genome region from Armatimonadota bacterium includes the following:
- a CDS encoding magnesium transporter translates to MKYLTQLLNKRVIQPDGQLVGRVSDVVAELKGRLPRVCAMAVKTDGGELLLPYSALRIETDGSHPAGTGDIRGDIGVETTLAEAARYVASEEDMFLRRDVLDKQIVDVQDRRVVRVSDVRLAPFGDGYCVIGVDASLRATLRRLGALGAPIELIARKLRRPLRANLIGWDDVQTLDPGSEGGRIRLRVSHDKIAKLHPADIADIVEQLSPQQGADVIKSLDMETAADAIAEAEPEVQVQIMQHLDQERRADIIEEMEPDEAADLLDGLPDFQMTEILDQMEPDDAKDLQELMAYDEDTAGGLMTTELVSIREELTCEETIDKLRKLAPRAETIYYVYVVDEEDRLVGVLSLRDLVISPPSTPVRQIMVRNVLHVYLEDHANQVAQVIGRYNLLAVPVVSDDEKLVGIITVDDTMERLLPPERRRKLPTPALTDGV, encoded by the coding sequence ATGAAGTACCTTACCCAGCTACTGAACAAGCGGGTCATCCAGCCCGACGGGCAGCTGGTTGGACGGGTTAGCGACGTGGTTGCCGAATTGAAAGGTCGCCTGCCGCGTGTGTGCGCCATGGCTGTGAAGACCGACGGTGGTGAACTGCTCCTTCCTTACTCTGCGCTGCGGATTGAAACCGATGGGTCACATCCGGCCGGTACCGGCGATATCCGTGGCGATATCGGTGTTGAAACGACGCTTGCCGAGGCTGCCAGATACGTCGCTTCGGAAGAGGACATGTTCCTGCGTCGCGATGTGCTGGACAAGCAGATCGTTGACGTGCAGGATCGGCGCGTGGTCCGCGTGAGCGACGTGAGGTTGGCGCCGTTTGGCGATGGCTACTGCGTGATTGGCGTGGATGCCAGCCTCCGCGCCACCTTGAGGCGCCTCGGCGCGCTTGGTGCGCCGATCGAACTCATAGCGCGCAAGCTCCGCCGTCCGCTTCGGGCAAATCTGATTGGGTGGGACGACGTGCAGACGCTCGATCCCGGTAGCGAGGGCGGCAGAATCCGGCTGCGCGTGTCGCACGACAAGATTGCCAAACTTCATCCTGCAGATATTGCCGATATCGTGGAGCAGCTCTCCCCGCAGCAGGGCGCCGATGTTATCAAATCGCTCGACATGGAGACGGCCGCGGATGCCATCGCCGAGGCCGAGCCCGAGGTTCAGGTGCAGATCATGCAGCATCTGGATCAGGAACGTCGCGCAGACATTATCGAGGAGATGGAGCCGGACGAAGCAGCCGATCTGCTGGACGGCCTGCCCGACTTCCAAATGACCGAAATACTGGATCAGATGGAACCGGACGACGCCAAGGACCTGCAGGAGTTGATGGCCTACGACGAAGATACCGCCGGCGGCCTGATGACCACCGAGCTGGTTTCGATACGGGAAGAGCTAACGTGCGAAGAGACGATTGACAAGCTGAGGAAGCTGGCACCGCGCGCCGAAACCATCTACTACGTCTATGTGGTGGATGAAGAAGACAGGCTGGTGGGCGTATTGAGCCTTCGCGACCTTGTGATTTCGCCGCCCTCCACTCCGGTTCGCCAGATTATGGTTCGGAATGTACTTCATGTGTATCTGGAGGACCATGCCAACCAGGTGGCGCAGGTGATAGGTCGATACAATCTGCTGGCTGTTCCCGTAGTGAGCGACGATGAGAAGCTGGTCGGCATCATTACCGTGGACGATACCATGGAGCGGCTCCTTCCGCCCGAGCGGCGGCGGAAGCTCCCAACCCCTGCGCTTACCGATGGCGTCTGA
- a CDS encoding ABC transporter substrate-binding protein produces MKYWEKWTGFEGEAMRQVVNAYNHSQNRIHVDLLTISGIENKTLFAISGGDPPDVAGLYGPNVAQYVDDHAIEPLDKYCAAAGINASQYIPAYWRIGTLRGHIWALPSTPASTALHYNIDMLKAAGISRPPRTIEELDADSAKITKFGPNGRVLIAGFIPQEPGWWNSEWGFIFGGRLWDGHDRITANDPGNIRALTWIQSFSRQYGTQALSVFRSGFGTFSSPQNAFLGGKVAMELQGVWMSNYIHMFSPKLHWGAVPFPYPADRPDLANSTFVDEDVLVIPRGAKHPRAAFDFIKYVESQKGMEMLCLLQRKHTPLIKVSEYFIKHSENPYIRLFASLPRGKNTFFPPQIGIWPEYSAALNNAVDEVTLLRETPKQALDDVQVRIQRSFNEYLERKRMRGEAL; encoded by the coding sequence GTGAAGTATTGGGAAAAGTGGACCGGCTTCGAGGGTGAGGCGATGCGGCAGGTGGTGAACGCCTACAACCACTCGCAGAACCGGATTCACGTCGACCTGCTGACGATCAGCGGCATCGAAAACAAAACCCTCTTCGCGATATCCGGTGGCGATCCGCCGGACGTTGCCGGGCTCTACGGGCCGAATGTGGCGCAGTATGTGGATGATCACGCCATCGAGCCGCTGGACAAGTACTGTGCGGCGGCCGGTATCAATGCGTCGCAGTACATACCTGCGTACTGGCGAATCGGTACGCTGCGCGGCCACATCTGGGCGCTGCCGAGCACGCCTGCTTCCACCGCGCTTCACTACAATATCGATATGCTGAAGGCTGCGGGTATCAGCCGGCCGCCAAGGACAATTGAAGAGCTGGATGCCGACAGCGCGAAGATCACGAAGTTTGGCCCAAATGGCCGCGTTCTCATCGCCGGCTTCATACCGCAGGAACCCGGCTGGTGGAATTCGGAGTGGGGCTTCATCTTTGGCGGGCGACTCTGGGATGGCCACGATCGGATTACCGCCAACGACCCAGGAAACATCCGGGCGCTCACCTGGATCCAGTCGTTTTCCAGGCAGTACGGCACGCAGGCTCTCTCGGTGTTTCGCAGCGGTTTCGGAACCTTCTCATCCCCGCAGAATGCCTTTCTCGGCGGCAAGGTTGCGATGGAGCTGCAAGGCGTATGGATGAGCAACTACATCCACATGTTCAGCCCCAAACTGCACTGGGGCGCGGTGCCGTTTCCCTACCCGGCAGATCGACCCGACTTAGCGAACAGTACGTTTGTCGATGAGGATGTGCTCGTTATTCCTCGCGGTGCGAAGCATCCCCGCGCTGCCTTTGACTTCATCAAGTATGTAGAGTCGCAGAAGGGGATGGAGATGCTTTGCCTCTTGCAGCGGAAACACACGCCGCTCATTAAAGTGAGCGAATACTTTATAAAGCACTCCGAAAACCCGTATATCCGGCTGTTTGCCTCCCTGCCACGCGGCAAGAATACGTTCTTTCCACCGCAAATCGGCATCTGGCCGGAGTACTCCGCCGCGCTGAACAATGCGGTGGATGAGGTTACGCTCCTGCGCGAAACGCCTAAGCAGGCGCTGGACGACGTTCAGGTTCGCATTCAGAGGTCGTTCAACGAGTATCTGGAACGCAAGCGGATGCGTGGGGAGGCTTTGTGA
- a CDS encoding long-chain fatty acid--CoA ligase → MPLCNIPADAARRWPDNPALIFRDEPISFAQLDGAITALAAGFVGIGLRPGDRIALLLPNSPAFVIAYYAASRAALQVVPCNPMFRPPELAYIWRDASVRTVITVSPLTPLAREAAQDAGALIQLVVAGDSAGIVGDDVRSFDSVLALGSAGLKNGSIALPEPPDDGECAVIMYTSGTTGHPKGAMLSHRNLQANVAQVQDALEFDHRDRFITVLPLFHSFSGTVCMNTALSAGCASVLHESFAPANVLASMERHKVSIYAGVPSMHFALLQQHAAGKADLGSLRLIASGGSPLPADLLHDLEERFGVPVLEGDGPTECSPVTSVNRLEGPRKIGSVGPPLRGVEIQIWDDADQAMPTGELGEIVVRGDNVMLGYLNQPEATAEAMRGGWYHTGDVGRLDEEGFLFIVDRIKDMIITGGLNVYPREVEEVLLQHPAVQDAAVIGMPDALRGEAVTAVIVLKPDCTAAADALRSHCEQRLAKYKTPRKFLIRETLPRTATGKVLKRMLRKELELGYEA, encoded by the coding sequence GCAGCTCGCAGATGGCCCGATAACCCGGCCCTGATCTTCCGCGATGAGCCGATTTCGTTCGCCCAGCTCGACGGCGCCATAACTGCGCTCGCAGCCGGATTCGTGGGCATCGGCCTTCGCCCTGGTGACCGCATCGCTCTTCTGCTTCCAAATTCACCAGCATTCGTTATCGCCTACTATGCGGCAAGCCGCGCCGCGCTCCAGGTGGTGCCCTGCAACCCGATGTTCCGGCCGCCGGAGCTGGCGTATATCTGGCGCGATGCCTCCGTTCGCACCGTTATCACGGTCTCGCCGTTGACTCCGCTTGCGCGCGAAGCCGCCCAGGATGCCGGCGCTTTGATACAGTTGGTTGTTGCGGGCGACTCGGCCGGCATCGTGGGAGACGATGTCAGGTCATTCGACTCGGTATTAGCTCTGGGTTCGGCGGGCCTGAAAAACGGAAGCATTGCGCTGCCGGAGCCGCCGGATGATGGCGAATGCGCCGTGATCATGTATACCTCCGGGACAACCGGGCATCCCAAGGGCGCGATGCTGAGTCACCGCAACTTGCAGGCGAACGTGGCGCAGGTTCAGGACGCGTTGGAGTTTGACCACCGCGATCGGTTTATTACGGTGCTGCCTCTGTTTCACTCGTTCTCAGGCACCGTATGCATGAATACGGCGCTCAGCGCCGGATGCGCATCGGTACTGCATGAATCGTTTGCGCCGGCCAACGTACTGGCAAGCATGGAGCGGCACAAGGTGAGCATCTACGCCGGTGTACCGTCGATGCATTTCGCGCTTCTTCAACAGCACGCGGCCGGCAAGGCGGACCTCGGTTCGCTTCGTCTCATCGCTTCCGGAGGATCGCCGCTGCCCGCCGATTTGCTTCACGACCTTGAAGAGCGCTTCGGTGTGCCGGTGCTGGAAGGCGACGGTCCAACCGAATGCAGCCCGGTGACCTCGGTCAACCGACTGGAGGGTCCACGCAAGATTGGAAGTGTGGGACCGCCGCTGCGCGGTGTTGAGATCCAGATATGGGATGACGCGGATCAGGCGATGCCGACCGGAGAACTTGGCGAGATAGTAGTTCGGGGCGACAACGTCATGCTTGGCTACCTTAACCAGCCCGAGGCAACCGCCGAAGCCATGCGCGGCGGTTGGTACCACACCGGCGATGTCGGCCGGCTGGATGAGGAGGGCTTCCTCTTCATCGTAGACCGCATCAAGGATATGATCATCACGGGTGGGTTGAATGTCTATCCTCGCGAGGTTGAAGAGGTCCTGCTGCAGCATCCGGCCGTCCAAGACGCTGCCGTGATCGGTATGCCGGACGCACTGCGTGGCGAGGCGGTGACCGCGGTGATCGTGCTCAAGCCTGATTGCACCGCTGCGGCGGATGCGCTTAGAAGCCACTGCGAGCAGCGGCTGGCGAAGTACAAAACACCTCGCAAGTTTCTCATTCGTGAAACCCTGCCGCGAACCGCTACCGGCAAAGTGCTGAAACGAATGCTCCGCAAGGAGCTTGAGCTGGGCTACGAGGCATGA
- a CDS encoding zinc ribbon domain-containing protein, with translation MPIYEYFCPDCRKPYSRLVRTSGIAAPACPACGGSSARRLISAPALAFKQAQEPAPCCGGGACGVGQGSCACAAGLDD, from the coding sequence ATGCCGATTTACGAATACTTTTGTCCAGACTGCCGCAAGCCATACTCCAGGCTGGTCCGCACGTCTGGAATAGCGGCGCCGGCATGTCCGGCCTGCGGCGGTAGCTCGGCCCGCCGGCTCATTTCGGCGCCGGCGCTGGCGTTCAAGCAGGCTCAAGAACCCGCCCCATGCTGCGGTGGCGGTGCGTGCGGCGTCGGTCAGGGCAGCTGCGCATGCGCGGCCGGTTTGGATGACTGA
- a CDS encoding carbohydrate ABC transporter permease, translating into MVLATGVLLALSALFLFPLVWMVDTSIKPITETMRIPPTWIPSHWLWSDYPQAFTYGSKSLGYIPFLVYGRNTLVLCILTVAGTVISNALVAYGFSRIDWRGRDKVFAVVLGTMMVPFPVLMVPMYGLFRNMGWIGTFRPLWVPAWFAGAFNIFLLRQFFRTIPFELSEAARIDGCSHWQIFRLIIAPLARPALAVVALFQFLATWNDFLGPLIYLLNQKTFTLSLGLQVFQSQNGGTPWNLLMAASTIVIAPIIILFFFTQRQFIEGIAITGLKG; encoded by the coding sequence ATGGTGCTCGCCACGGGCGTGCTGCTGGCGCTTTCGGCCCTGTTCCTGTTCCCGCTTGTCTGGATGGTCGATACCTCGATCAAGCCGATCACGGAGACGATGCGGATTCCGCCGACATGGATTCCGTCGCACTGGCTCTGGAGCGATTATCCTCAGGCATTCACCTACGGAAGCAAGTCCCTTGGCTACATTCCGTTTCTCGTCTATGGCCGAAACACGCTGGTGCTCTGCATCCTTACGGTGGCCGGAACGGTGATCTCCAATGCCCTGGTCGCCTACGGATTCTCACGTATCGATTGGCGCGGCCGAGACAAGGTCTTCGCCGTAGTGCTCGGCACAATGATGGTGCCGTTTCCTGTGCTTATGGTGCCCATGTACGGCCTGTTCCGGAACATGGGCTGGATTGGAACCTTCCGGCCGCTGTGGGTGCCGGCATGGTTCGCCGGCGCGTTCAACATATTCCTTTTGAGGCAGTTCTTTAGGACGATACCTTTTGAGTTGTCGGAAGCTGCGCGCATCGATGGGTGTTCGCATTGGCAGATATTCCGACTGATTATCGCGCCGCTCGCGCGTCCCGCACTGGCGGTAGTTGCCCTGTTCCAGTTCCTGGCCACATGGAACGATTTTCTTGGGCCGCTCATCTACCTCCTCAACCAGAAGACCTTTACTCTTTCACTCGGTCTGCAGGTATTCCAGAGCCAGAACGGGGGCACGCCATGGAACCTACTGATGGCGGCCTCAACCATCGTTATCGCACCGATCATTATTCTATTCTTCTTCACGCAGCGGCAGTTCATAGAGGGCATTGCGATTACCGGTTTGAAGGGCTGA
- a CDS encoding sugar ABC transporter permease — translation MTAKRREFWTAMAFVSPWIIGFLIFMVYPLSASIYYSFCDYSVLRSPIWIGFQNYTDLVRDNLFWTSLENTFIFAMLALPLGTFVCLSLAMLLNMKVRFMSVYRTIFFLPSLVPTVAMAVLWLWILNGDLGVLNQALRPILSVVSIVLTHLLGPILGPIRLKPPNWLSDPGWTKPALVLLSVWSGGNTMVIYLAGLQDVPRQLYEAADLDGAGWWARTLHVTLPMLSPVILFNVIMGIIGSLQVFTLPYIMFGSGGAPANSTYFYVMYLFDNAFIYHKMGLACAMGWIMFVIIMVLTLASLRASRRHVHYSGG, via the coding sequence GTGACCGCCAAACGCCGGGAGTTCTGGACCGCCATGGCGTTTGTGTCGCCCTGGATCATCGGGTTCCTCATCTTCATGGTCTACCCGTTGAGCGCATCCATCTACTACAGCTTTTGCGATTACTCCGTCTTGCGATCACCGATCTGGATCGGCTTCCAGAACTACACCGATCTCGTCCGCGACAACCTGTTTTGGACCAGCCTCGAAAACACATTCATCTTTGCGATGCTTGCGCTGCCGCTAGGCACTTTCGTGTGTCTCTCACTCGCGATGCTGCTGAACATGAAGGTCCGGTTCATGTCGGTCTATCGCACCATATTCTTTCTACCCTCTCTGGTGCCCACGGTCGCGATGGCCGTGTTGTGGCTCTGGATACTTAATGGCGACCTGGGGGTGCTGAACCAGGCACTTCGCCCAATACTATCGGTCGTCAGCATCGTACTGACGCATCTGCTTGGCCCGATACTGGGCCCGATTCGCCTCAAGCCGCCAAACTGGTTGAGCGATCCAGGCTGGACCAAGCCCGCGCTGGTGCTCCTTTCGGTATGGAGCGGCGGCAACACGATGGTGATCTATCTCGCCGGGCTGCAGGATGTGCCGCGTCAACTCTATGAAGCTGCCGATCTCGATGGGGCAGGCTGGTGGGCGAGGACGCTGCACGTCACCCTGCCGATGTTGTCGCCGGTGATTCTGTTTAACGTCATCATGGGGATAATCGGTTCCCTGCAGGTATTCACGCTGCCGTATATCATGTTTGGGTCGGGTGGAGCGCCGGCTAACTCCACCTATTTCTATGTGATGTATCTGTTCGATAATGCCTTCATCTATCACAAAATGGGTTTGGCATGCGCCATGGGCTGGATCATGTTCGTGATTATCATGGTGTTGACGCTTGCCTCGCTGCGCGCGTCCAGGCGGCACGTGCACTACAGCGGAGGCTAG
- a CDS encoding ABC transporter ATP-binding protein, with product MSIPLAASEVCAGYGREPVLRGVSLDVHPGDRVALVGPNGSGKSSLIRALSGALPLQQGRVVVEGRPLLEWPQKQLARVVAVVSQSETPAFAFTVRDVVMMGRYAHLANGRTERSHDYEVAEGAMAATDVLHLASRVVTELSGGEYQRVILARALAQQPRILLLDEPTAHLDLAHQADILSLVRRQSVELGLAVVMAVHELGLAAEYCDTLLWMADGAVAAQGTPEETINAETIRLVYRAEVTVAANPITGKPMIASSRRIEPIDRRSVKVHLICGGGSGLEWVRGMLRAGATVSVGVVNQFDTDEAAAQALSLEAAVEAPFSAVSDDAAALCRKLMFAAELIMVAAAPFGHGNVRNLELALDAQAHGIPVAIAEAGPDLARDFTGGIATGLLERLRERGASTVSTVAELLDVLPCSG from the coding sequence ATGAGCATTCCGTTGGCAGCGTCGGAGGTCTGTGCTGGTTACGGGCGCGAACCGGTTCTTCGAGGCGTATCGCTCGACGTCCACCCTGGTGACCGCGTTGCGCTGGTAGGTCCCAATGGCTCTGGTAAGTCCAGCCTTATCCGGGCTCTCTCCGGCGCTCTGCCCTTGCAGCAGGGCAGGGTGGTGGTAGAAGGTCGGCCGCTTCTGGAGTGGCCACAGAAACAACTGGCGCGGGTTGTCGCCGTGGTCTCGCAGTCCGAAACGCCGGCATTTGCGTTCACGGTTCGCGACGTGGTTATGATGGGCCGGTATGCACACCTGGCGAATGGCCGTACGGAGCGCTCACACGATTACGAGGTCGCCGAAGGCGCCATGGCCGCGACCGACGTACTCCATCTGGCCTCGCGCGTAGTCACCGAGCTTTCTGGCGGTGAGTACCAGCGCGTAATACTGGCCCGTGCGTTGGCTCAGCAGCCACGCATCCTGCTGTTGGATGAGCCGACGGCCCATCTGGACCTCGCCCATCAGGCCGATATTCTATCGCTGGTCAGGCGGCAATCGGTGGAGCTGGGGCTAGCGGTGGTTATGGCCGTGCACGAACTTGGCCTTGCCGCGGAGTATTGCGACACGCTGCTGTGGATGGCGGACGGTGCGGTTGCTGCGCAAGGTACGCCGGAGGAGACCATCAATGCCGAGACGATCCGGCTCGTATACCGCGCCGAGGTGACGGTTGCCGCGAACCCCATCACGGGAAAGCCGATGATCGCGTCGTCACGGCGAATCGAGCCGATTGACCGCCGATCTGTAAAGGTACACCTGATTTGCGGCGGCGGCTCCGGACTCGAGTGGGTTCGTGGCATGCTGCGCGCCGGCGCTACCGTTTCGGTTGGCGTTGTGAACCAGTTTGATACCGATGAAGCGGCCGCACAGGCACTTTCATTGGAGGCGGCGGTGGAGGCGCCATTCTCGGCGGTGAGTGACGATGCGGCGGCACTTTGTCGTAAGTTGATGTTCGCCGCCGAACTCATCATGGTGGCGGCCGCTCCGTTCGGGCACGGCAATGTTCGCAACCTCGAACTGGCGCTGGACGCTCAAGCTCATGGCATCCCTGTGGCGATTGCCGAAGCCGGGCCCGATCTCGCGCGCGACTTTACCGGCGGTATCGCCACCGGCCTGCTCGAGCGGCTGCGCGAACGCGGCGCCTCAACCGTTTCAACGGTAGCGGAGCTTTTAGACGTGCTGCCTTGCTCCGGGTGA
- a CDS encoding UPF0182 family protein encodes MPSSPDQPQIVLQYYTPNQRLRRLLLMVLVLLFVVFIILHNAAPLFVDWLWFGEVGYRQVFINTILAKTELYAMFAVFFFAFFYGNVAIARRCAPDTFITFLASRMGRQASGLLNRGVTWLLLAVSAFVSLWAGRIASDYWITWLQFRHAALFHTVDPVFHHDVSFYVLKLPFIQFLQGFCLAAIVVSSIAVVAITFVSRMAEVTTGLPTLGAAVRAHLTVLAGLFALVMAWGSRLSAWGLLTTDNGVFSGPGYVDLRYRLLSLNIALVVLVASGLGAISLCRSRRGPIIVGVGVGLWLADQLLIGGMLASASQKFTVEPNQLALESRYIARNIKFTRLGFGLGDVRQIDSFPADDSLTAAALRQNAATTNNVRLWDYNYLGKVYSQLQSVKTYYKFDKQSSTGDQVFNIDIDRYPVDGAERQVMLAPREMDPSGLPQSAQTWQNQKESFTHGYGLVMSPVNRDVDGAPSYLIKDIPLTDTDPSPSLRVTQPDIYYGMLTDGYVFTNTNQKEFDYPSTSSTTNAQDQYTTYTGTGGIKIGDSFWRKLAFSLVLPDINIFLAHNFTDSTRVLYRREVRDRIRTIAPFLQMDGDPYIVIDPDTGHLVWMIDCYTLSDQYPYSTPEPMAVSQDSYIAPNYIRNSIKATVDAYDGRVNFYLVDPKDPIAQSFSAMFPGMLKPFSAMPAGLRAHIRYPEDLFRLQRSVYASYHVQDPRVFYLKEDAWATPTVPSSDSSDPTPNPMEPYYVVMRLPGLGDSDSQTGQQEEFVLMSPLAPINREDKNILGWMCARCDGNEYGQLVLYRFPQAASVNGPSQILSLINSDPTISSQLALWRTGGSSATFGNLLVIPVEHSLLYIAPLYIESTSGDNKLPQLQKVVVAFGSREARVAMGNTLEDALTQLFPGYTGGTAPSSPAHAVPNAPGAGAAGQTAAVPQSVRSLVLSADQAYTTAQKQLRAGDFAGYGASMKQLKQAIDALAASTAAANRTQRGH; translated from the coding sequence ATGCCATCTTCTCCCGATCAGCCGCAGATCGTCCTGCAGTACTACACGCCCAATCAGCGACTGCGCCGGCTGCTATTGATGGTGCTGGTGCTGCTGTTTGTAGTCTTTATTATCCTGCACAACGCGGCGCCGCTGTTCGTCGATTGGCTCTGGTTTGGTGAGGTCGGTTACCGTCAGGTTTTCATCAACACAATTCTGGCCAAAACCGAGTTGTACGCGATGTTTGCCGTGTTCTTCTTTGCCTTCTTTTACGGCAACGTGGCGATTGCCCGCCGGTGCGCACCGGATACGTTCATCACGTTCCTGGCATCGCGCATGGGCCGGCAGGCAAGTGGCCTGCTGAACAGGGGAGTCACCTGGCTGTTACTGGCGGTAAGCGCCTTCGTATCGCTTTGGGCCGGGCGCATAGCATCCGACTACTGGATCACCTGGCTGCAATTCCGTCACGCCGCGCTGTTCCACACCGTAGACCCCGTCTTCCATCACGATGTGAGCTTTTACGTTCTCAAGCTGCCGTTTATTCAGTTCCTGCAGGGCTTTTGTCTCGCCGCGATCGTTGTGTCTTCCATCGCCGTGGTAGCCATTACGTTCGTAAGCCGCATGGCGGAGGTGACAACCGGCCTACCGACGCTGGGCGCCGCGGTCCGCGCCCACCTGACGGTTCTCGCCGGCCTCTTCGCCCTCGTGATGGCCTGGGGCTCGCGGCTCTCGGCCTGGGGCTTACTCACCACCGACAACGGAGTGTTCAGCGGACCGGGGTACGTGGATTTGCGCTATCGGCTGCTCTCACTCAACATCGCATTGGTCGTTCTGGTCGCTAGTGGTTTAGGTGCAATCTCGCTCTGCCGATCTCGTCGTGGCCCTATTATTGTTGGCGTCGGAGTTGGGCTATGGCTGGCCGACCAGCTGCTCATTGGCGGCATGCTGGCATCCGCATCGCAGAAGTTTACGGTTGAACCCAACCAGCTGGCGCTTGAATCGCGCTATATTGCGCGCAACATCAAGTTCACGCGACTCGGTTTCGGCTTGGGGGACGTGCGCCAGATCGACAGTTTCCCTGCGGATGACAGCCTGACGGCAGCGGCGCTTCGGCAGAACGCGGCAACCACCAACAACGTAAGGCTCTGGGACTACAACTATCTTGGCAAGGTCTACTCACAGCTGCAGTCGGTGAAAACGTACTACAAGTTCGACAAGCAGTCGTCCACGGGTGACCAGGTCTTCAACATTGATATCGACCGGTATCCGGTTGATGGCGCCGAACGTCAGGTGATGCTTGCGCCGCGGGAAATGGACCCCAGCGGGCTGCCGCAATCGGCCCAGACCTGGCAAAACCAGAAGGAGAGCTTCACGCACGGTTATGGCCTGGTCATGAGCCCCGTCAACCGGGATGTGGACGGCGCGCCCAGCTACCTGATCAAGGATATTCCGCTAACCGACACCGACCCGTCACCCTCACTCCGCGTGACGCAACCCGACATCTACTACGGAATGCTGACGGATGGTTACGTTTTTACCAACACCAATCAGAAGGAGTTTGACTACCCTTCCACCAGCAGCACTACCAACGCCCAGGATCAATACACCACGTACACGGGCACCGGCGGCATCAAGATCGGCGACTCGTTCTGGCGCAAGTTGGCGTTCAGTCTGGTACTTCCCGACATCAACATCTTCCTGGCACATAACTTTACAGACAGCACCCGCGTCCTCTACCGGCGCGAGGTCCGCGATCGGATCCGCACGATTGCGCCATTCCTCCAGATGGACGGCGATCCGTATATCGTGATCGATCCCGATACGGGACACCTGGTCTGGATGATCGATTGCTATACGCTGTCGGACCAGTATCCATACTCCACGCCGGAGCCGATGGCGGTTAGCCAGGATTCGTACATCGCGCCGAATTACATTCGTAACAGCATCAAGGCGACCGTGGATGCCTACGATGGCAGGGTGAACTTTTATCTCGTCGACCCAAAGGATCCCATCGCGCAGTCGTTTTCCGCCATGTTTCCCGGGATGCTGAAGCCGTTCTCCGCCATGCCCGCCGGCCTGCGCGCGCACATCCGGTATCCGGAAGACCTGTTTCGGCTGCAGCGCTCGGTGTACGCTTCGTACCATGTCCAGGATCCGCGTGTTTTCTATCTTAAAGAGGATGCCTGGGCCACTCCAACGGTGCCAAGCTCCGACTCCTCCGATCCCACTCCAAACCCGATGGAGCCTTACTATGTGGTAATGCGGCTGCCGGGATTGGGTGACTCCGACTCGCAAACCGGGCAGCAAGAGGAGTTTGTTCTGATGAGCCCGCTTGCACCAATCAACCGTGAAGATAAGAACATTCTCGGTTGGATGTGCGCCCGGTGCGATGGAAACGAGTATGGCCAGCTGGTGCTGTACCGGTTCCCGCAAGCCGCCTCGGTGAATGGTCCGTCGCAGATCCTTTCCCTGATTAACAGCGATCCGACCATATCCTCGCAGTTGGCGCTTTGGCGCACCGGCGGTTCCAGCGCTACGTTTGGCAACCTGCTCGTTATCCCTGTGGAGCATTCGCTGCTCTATATTGCGCCTCTCTACATCGAGTCGACCAGTGGCGATAACAAACTGCCTCAGCTGCAAAAGGTTGTCGTGGCGTTCGGCTCGCGCGAGGCGCGGGTGGCAATGGGCAATACGCTGGAAGATGCACTGACGCAACTCTTCCCGGGCTATACAGGCGGAACCGCGCCCTCATCACCGGCTCATGCAGTTCCGAACGCACCAGGCGCCGGCGCCGCCGGCCAAACAGCCGCCGTACCGCAGTCGGTACGGTCACTGGTGCTGAGCGCAGATCAGGCTTACACGACGGCGCAGAAGCAACTCCGCGCCGGAGATTTTGCCGGATATGGCGCCAGTATGAAACAGTTGAAGCAAGCCATTGACGCGCTTGCAGCCAGCACCGCCGCTGCCAACAGAACTCAGCGCGGGCATTGA